AGTTTAAAAATAAAAACCTGATAATCGAAGCACTTACACATAAAAGTTTCAAAAAACCATACAACAATGAAAGATTAGAGTTTCTAGGTGATGCTGTTTTAAACTTAATTGTAGGGGAATATTTATATACAAAATTTCCAAAATCAAATGAGGGTGAACTATCTAAAATAAGAGCTAGTTTGGTAAATGAAACTGGATTTACAAAGTTAGCAAATGAGATAAATTTAGGAGATTATATATTTATCTCAAACGCTGAAGAGAGAAACAAAGGACGAACAAAATCTTCTATACTTTCAGATGCATTTGAAGCAATAATGGGCGCAATATATCTAGAGAGTGGTTTAGAAACACTAAAACCTATCATTTTAAATCTACTTGAAAATTGTTATGATAAAATCAATTTAGATGTTTTATTTAGTGATTATAAAACAGCCTTACAAGAGATAACTCAAGCAAAATTTGCATCAATTCCTGAATATGTTGTTGAAGGTTCATATGGACCTGACCACAAAAAAGAGTTTGAAGTATCTATTTGGATTGATGGTAAAAATTTTGGAAAAGCTAGTGGAAAAAGTAAAAAATTAGCTCAACAAGCAGCTGCAAAAATTGCTATTGCTAAATTAAGTGAGGAAGAGAATTGAATAGTTTTGGACATAGATTTAGATTTACAACATTTGGTGAATCACATGGAAAAGCCCTTGGTTGTATAGTTGATGGTGTTCCAGCTGGAATAAAAATTGATGAAGAGTTTATTCAAGCTGAAATGAATAGAAGAAAACCAGGACAAAATGAGTTTGCAACAAAAAGATCTGAAGGTGATGTAGTTGAGATTTTAAGTGGTGTTTTTGAAGGTTATTCAACAGGAACTTCAATTGCTATGATTATTTTTAATGAAAATCAAAAATCAAGTGACTACTCAAATATAAAAGATTTATTCAGACCAGGACATGCTGATTTTACATATTTTAATAAATATGGGATTAGAGATTATAGAGGTGGAGGAAGAAGCTCAGCTCGTGAAACAGCAGCTAGAGTTGCAGCTGGAGCTATTGCAAAACTTCTATTAAATGAATTAAATATTGATATAAAAAGTGGAATTTGTGAGATAGATGGTATAAAAGCAGATAATTTTAACTTTGAAAATGCTAGAAATTCAGAAATTTTTGCACTTGATTCAAATGTTGAAGATGCTCAAAAAAATGCTATTTTAAAAGCCAAAAACTCTCATAATAGTGTTGGTGGGGTTGCACTTATTAATGTAAAAAATTGTCCAGTTGGACTTGGTGAACCAATTTATCATAAATTAGATGCACAAATAGCAAATGCAATGATGAGTATAAATGCTGTAAAAGCTGTTGAAATTGGTGATGGTATTTTAGCATCTAGAGTTTTGGGATTTGATAACAATGACCAAATAAGAAAATCTGGATTTAAAACAAACCATAGTGGTGGAATTTTGGGAGGAATCTCAAATGGTGATGATATAAATGTAAAGGTATATTTCAAAGCAACTCCATCTATTTTTATAGAGCAAGATACAGTTGATATTTATGGAAATGAAGTAGAGTGTAAACTAAAAGGAAGACATGATCCTTGTGTTGCTATAAGAGGAAGTGTTGTTGCTGAATCCATGATGGCATTAGTTCTTGCTGATATGCTCTTATTAAATATGTCATCAAAAGTAGAAAATATCAAAAAAGTTTATGCGAAATAGAGTTTTATTTCTACTTTTACTATCTTTAAACCTTTTTGCAAATGAAAATCTTGCAAAAAGGTTAATTCTTGCTTATCCTCTTTTTTTAGAAAAATATGAAGATAATTTTATATATTTCAAAGATGGTTCAAAACTACAATTTTCTACAAATAATAAAGATTTAAGCTATGAAGAAATAATTCAAAATAGCTCTTTAGAAAATCAAATGAGTATGAAATATATAAAAATATATGAAAATAAAAACTATATCCCAGCAAAAAATGAGGATGCTGGAAGATTTAGAAATGAAGAGTTTTTCAAAAAAATATATGGTAAAAATAGACAAGAAATAGAAAAAAATCTTGTAAAAATAAAGTGGCTAGAAAAAAGTCAAAATAAAACTTTATGGGTCACAAAAATCAATGGTATAGATAAAAAATTAATAGAAATAAGTAAAGAGCTAGATAACCTACCAAAAGAGTTTAAAAAATATATAGTAAATCCAGATGGAGTTTATAATTTTAGAAAAATTAGTGTTACAAATAGGCTTAGCACCCATAGTTTTGCAATAGCTATTGATTTAAATAAAGAGTATTCAAACTATTGGCTTTGGGATAAAAAAGGAAAAAATATTGAGTATAAAAACAAAATTCCTCTTGAAATTGTAAAAATATTTGAGAAACATGGTTTTATTTGGGGAGGGCGATGGTATCATTATGATACCATGCACTTTGAGTATAGACCTGAGTTACTTTTAGATTAAACCTTGAGTGATTCCTGAATTTTTCTTATAATCCATAATTTCAAGCTCTTTTTCAGCAGTAATCACAATATCACTATCAACTGAGAAATCTAACCTTTCGTCTCTTCCTTCATAAGGAATTGAGTTTAAAATAACTTTTATAGAGTTAAGTCTAGCCAAAAATTTACTATCACTTCTTATAATTGTCCAAGGTGATTTTGGAGTATTTGTGTACTTTAACATATCATATTTTTTTTGGGTAAACTCTTCCCACCTACTTTGCATCTGCATATCAATTTCACTTAGTTTCCACTGTTTTAGAGGATTTTCTTCTCTCTCTTCAAATCTTCTTGCTTGCTCTTCTTTTGATACAGATAGATAAATTTTTAAAAAATGAAATCCATGATCAATTAAATCCTCTTCAAATCTTTGAACACTTCTCATAAAAACATCATACTCTTTTTGTGTACAAAATCCAAAAACAGGCTCAACCATTGCACGATTGTACCAACTTCTATCAAATATTACTATCTCTCCACCTTTTGGAAATTGCTCTACATATCTTTGAAAATACCATTGTGTTTTTTGAACATCTGAAGGCTTTCCAAGAGCTACTACTCTATAATGCTTTTCATTCATATATCTAGTAATTCTTCTAATAGCTCCACCTTTTCCAGAAGCATCTCTTCCTTCCATAAGTATAATCATCTTTTCATTATGCTTTTCAAGATGTGCTTGAAGCTTTATAAGCTCTACTTGATAAGGTTTTAATATATCATCTTTTGTTCTATATATAAATTTTGAGTGCAAATCACTTACAAAACTACCATTTGCCTCTTTTAATTTTTCAATGAACTCATCTAAACTCATATTTGCATTTGCTCTACGACTTTTTTCATAAAACTTTTCGAAATTCATTTTGCCCCTTTTTTATTTATCAATATATTATACACAAACTATTTAGAAACTTTTCCTATATGCTTTTCAACTGATTTGATTTTTGTTTCTATTCTATTTTCACCACTTGTTCTTATATCAAAATTAGCAACTGCATATACTCTATTACATCCTAACTCTTCAAGTTTTAAATAACAAAGATTTAATAAATCTAATAGCTCTTTTAGAGTTTTTGCTTCAACAATTGTATTCATAGATGTTAATTGATAATCTAATCCACTACTTTTTATAACTTCTAAAACTTGTGCTACTTCTTTGCTTTTACTTCCTTTTGTATCTGTTGGAAACATTGCTAAACTCATTAAAACTGACATTTTTTATACCTTTTAAATCATATTTTCAAATTTGTTTTGCTAGTATATACAAATTTCATTAAAAGGATAAATATGAAACTAGATGTAACGGCTGAAGTTATACTATCACAACTTGGTTATTCAAACAACGAAGCTTCTTTAAAACAAGCTCAAAAAGCTATAGATGTAACAAAAGGTTATGAAAAATTTGCAAAACAAATAATCACTCTAAATGACCACTTAAAAAAAATGAATGCCTATGTTGGTTTATCAAATAAAACAGATTTTTTTAAAATAAAATGTGATGAAAATGATTCAAAAGAGATAATTGAAGAGTTTCATGATGCTGTTTGGAAATGGGCAGAAAAATATAATGTAGAGCTTGAAAGACTTGATAAAAAACCAATTTATTATATTTTAGGAGTTTCAAACTAGATTTTCTAGTTTGAAATTTATAATAATTTTTTAAAAATTTAACTCTATTTTAAAAAACTTTTCTATAACTATGACAATATGGAGTTTTTCCACTCTTATTATAATAGTTTTGATGATAACTCTCTGCTTTATAAAATTTAACTTTTGGTCTTAAAGTTGTAGCAACTTTGTAAGCTTTTTTCTTTAATTGTTCAATTAACTCTTCTGCTATATTTTTTTGATTTTCTTCACAATAAAAAATTGCACTTAAATATTGAGTTCCTATATCTGGACCTTGTCCATTTGTTTGAGTAAAATCATGAATTTCAAAAAAAAGTTTTGCCAAAGTTTCATAACTTACAATACTTTCATCAAAAATAACTTCTACAACTTCTAAATGTCCACTAAAACCACCACAAACTATCTCATATGTAGGATTTTCTATATCTCCACCCATATATCCTGAAACTACTTCTAAAACTCCTATTTGTTTTTGAAATAAAAATTCTACTCCCCAAAAACAACCAGCTGCAAAATATGCTTTTTTAAAATTTTCTTTTTTTGATTTAAAATTCAAAGATAGAGAATTTACACAATGTCTTATATTTTTTGAAGTAAAACCCTCTCCTTCAAAAATATGTCCTAAATGTCCACCACATTTTTGACAAACAATCTCAACTCTTCTTCCATCAATATCTGGAACTTTTTTAATAGCACCAACTATCTCATCGTCAAAACTTGGCCATCCACAAGATGATTTGAACTTATCTTCACTTTTATACAAAGGTGCATTACATTTTTTACAAAGATAAACTCCCTCTTCATAAAAATCATTATAAATACCACTAAATGGATATTCTGTACCTTTTTGCTCTATTATATACTTCTCATCTTCTGTTAAATTATTATATTTCATAGATTTATTTCCTTTAAAATAGTATTATACAAGTTTAAAGATTATAAAAAAAGGGAATTTAAATGAAAGAGAATTTACTTATCGTTTGGACCAATGGAGATATTGAAGTTGCAAATAACTTTCCACTTCTATATTCAAGTGTAATTTTAGATAGACAATATTGGAAAACAGCACATTTAATGCTTTGGGGACCATCAATTTTACTCGTAAAAGAGACTTTTATTCAAGAAAAACTAAAACATATTTTAAGCACAGGTGTAACAATGAGTGCTTGTATAGTTTGTGTAGAAGATTATGGTGCAAGAGCTGAATTAGAAAAACTTGGTATTGAAATAACTCATACTGGTGAATTTTTAACAAACGCCTTAAAAGATGAAACTTTTTCTGTTTTAACTATTTAAGAGAGTTCTTCTAGATATTTTATTGCTTCTATCATGGTTTTTGTGATTTTTTTTAGCTCTTTTTTTGATATTGTATATGCAACGATAGAGTAAAAAAGTTTTCCAAAAGGACGAAGCCAAACTCCATTTTTTACACAATAATCTTGAAGTTGTGAAGCATAAATATCATCTTTTAGCTCTATTACTCCAATTGCTCCAATATTTCTTATATCTTTTACTAAAAAGCTATCTTTTACTTTTTCTAAATCTTTTTTAAAAATTTTCTCAATTTTTAAAATTTTTTTTCTCCAATCATAACTTAAAAGCTCATCAATAGCTGCATTTGCAACACTACATGCTAGTGGATTTGCCATAAATGTTGGTCCATGCATTAAAACTTTAATATCACTATTTGAAATAGCATCACTTATATCTTTAGATGTAATCATTGCGGCCATTGTCAAAGTTCCACCAGTAAGACCTTTTCCAATAGTTAAAATATCTGGTTTTATATTTGTATGTAAAAAAGCAAACATCTCTCCTGTATGTCCAAAACCAGTTGCAATCTCATCTAAAATCATCAAAATATCATATTTTGTACAAAGTTCTCTTACTTTTTCTAAATATTTGGGATTATATATCCTCATTCCACCTGCACCTTGCACAACTGGTTCAAGAATAAATCCTGCAATTTTTTCATGATTTATTTTTAAAGTTTTCTCTAAATCTTCTAAAGCTTTACTAAAATCTGCTTCAAATCCCAATCCTGGAGCCTCTACAAAAATATTAGAACTTAAATAGTCACCATATAAAGAGTGCATTGAATTTTCAGGATCACAAACACTCATAGCTCCTAATGTATCTCCGTGATAAGCATTTTTTAAAGCTAAAAATTTAAACTTCTCTTTGCCTTTTGCTTTTTGATACAAAATTGCTGTTTTTAATGCAACTTCTACTGAAACAGAGCCACTATCACATAAAAATACAGAGTTTAAACCAGTTATTTCTACAAGCTTTTTGGCTAGGATTGAAGCTGGAGAATGAGTTAAACCTCCAAACATAATATGAGGCATAATTTTTGCTTGCTTTTTCAAAGATTTATATATCTTTTTATTGTTATAACCTAAAATTGCACTCCACCATGAGCTCATTCCATCAATTAAAATCTCACCGTTTTCCAAAAAAATTTTGCAATTTTTTGTTTTTTTAACGCCCAAAATTGGACTTTTTGATGGTAAAGAGTTATAAGGATGCCAAAGATGGTTTTTATCTATTTCTAAATAATTCAATTTTTTATCTCTTCAAATATATTTTTAGTTAAAATAATTGTTGTAATAACACCTTTTTGTTCAATATTTTTATATTTAAAACTACAATTTTTCATAAAAATATCTCCATTTAAATGAGTCTTTATAATCTGATTTGACATATAAAGTCCTATTCCTGTTCCACTATATTGGTGTTTTGTAGTGAAATATGGTTCAAATACTTTATCTAAAATATCATCTTCTACTCCACCTGCATTATCTTTTATCTCTATTAAAATCCTATTTGGAAAGTTTTTTATTGATATAAAAATAACTCTATCTTTAATTTTTTTCTCAATAAAAGCATCTTTTGAGTTACTTATAATATTTATAAAAACTTGCATAAGCTCTGTTTCATATGCAGTAATATCAATATCTTCATATTCAAACTCAACTTTAATAGAGTTTTCTTTTAAAACTGTCTCTAAAAAACTCAAGCTTTTTTCAATATTTTTTACCAAGCTAAACTTTGTTTTATCTTTTTGCGGTTTAAAAAAATATCTAAAATCATCTATTGTATCAGATAGATATTTTGCAGTATCTACTATTTGCTCTATACTTTTGATAAAATCTTCATCTTCTAAAATATTTAACTGTTTTTTTAATTTTAACCCACTAGCACTTGTACTAATAACAGAAAGTGGTTGTCTCCACTGATGAGCTATATTTTCTATCATTTGTCCCATTGCTACCATTTTTTGTTGTTGAGCCAAAATTCTATCTTTTTCTTGATGCTTATCTAACTCTTTTTTTATCCTTGTTGCAAGCTTTTTATTCATTATTTTTAATCTATTTGTTTTTATATTTACAAGGTTTTTTAATCTTTTATTTAACTTTATTATAAAATATTGTCTATATACGAAAATAGCTGTAATAATAAAAATAATTAATATAAGTTTTGATAAAAATGCTAAATTAAAATGCTCTTCAAACTTAGAATATAACCATTTTTCTAATCTATTTTTTTTATCATATCCTATAAAATTGTCTATTTTAAATTCACTATTTATATATCCCATAACATTGTATAAGTCATATATTCTTTGAACTTTTTCTTGTTTAATATCTCCTAATTTATTATTATTTAAATATGATAACTTCTTTAACTCATTTGCTTCAAAAATAAGCTCATCTTTTGAAATATTTTGAGTATTATATTTTTCAAAAATAATATCAACACTTTGTTCTATATTACTATAAGCATATTCCCATCCTTTTAAAGATGCTTTTTTAAATTTTTCAACAATATTATAATCATTGTTATATTTATCAATATTTGTAATTAAAAAATCACTATACATATCAAAGCCATAATCTTTTGGATAAAAAATATTATATTTTATTTGCTCTTTTTGTAATATATATGGTGCTTTTGATGTATATGCAGAGATAATATCAACTCTTTTTTCTATCAAGTCATAAATATTGTGTGAGTGTTCTACTTGAGTTATACTTTTTAAATCTATTTTACTAGCTGACAACATAGCTTTTAATGAAACTTCACTTACATCATCTTTTGTTCTCATAAGTTTTTTATTTTCAAACTTTTTAAATGTATCTATTCCTGAATCTTTTGTTGTTAAAAGTACTAAAGGAGTTGCTTGAAAAATTGCTGCAAGGGCTATAATTTTTGGATATTTTGCTTTTTCAAGAATTAGATTTTCTCTTCCTATTGCAAAATCTACATCTCCATCATTTACCATTTTTGGGATATTCATACCTAAAGAAAATGGTAAAATCTCTACATCAAGTCCAGCATCTTTGTAAAAACCTTGCTCTTTTGCCATATAATAACCAGCAAATTGAAACTGATCAAACCAAGATAGTTGAATTGTAACTTTTGTTAAATCTTTTGAATATAAGTTTGTATTTAAAAAGATTAATAAAAAAAGAAGTTTAAGATTTAAAAAAAGTCTCAATTTTTGCCTTTAAAATCTATACCAAAATATTTTGGTATAGATAATTTTAATATAAATAGTTAATGTAAAAAGTGTCTAATTCCTGAGAAATATAAAGCCATACCATACTCATTTGCAGCTTCTATAATTTCATCATCCCTAATACTTCCACCTGGTTCAATTACACATTTAACACCAGCTTTTTGTGCCTCATCAATGCTATCTCTAAATGGGAAAAATGCTTCAGATGCTAGTACTGCTCCATTTACATCTAATCCCATATCACTAGCTTTTCTAAGTGCTGCTTTACTTGCATCAACTCTGCTTGTCATTCCCATTCCAACAGCAACCATTGCAGAGTTTTTAACATACACAACAC
Above is a genomic segment from Aliarcobacter cryaerophilus containing:
- a CDS encoding M15 family metallopeptidase, which produces MRNRVLFLLLLSLNLFANENLAKRLILAYPLFLEKYEDNFIYFKDGSKLQFSTNNKDLSYEEIIQNSSLENQMSMKYIKIYENKNYIPAKNEDAGRFRNEEFFKKIYGKNRQEIEKNLVKIKWLEKSQNKTLWVTKINGIDKKLIEISKELDNLPKEFKKYIVNPDGVYNFRKISVTNRLSTHSFAIAIDLNKEYSNYWLWDKKGKNIEYKNKIPLEIVKIFEKHGFIWGGRWYHYDTMHFEYRPELLLD
- the ppk2 gene encoding polyphosphate kinase 2 translates to MNFEKFYEKSRRANANMSLDEFIEKLKEANGSFVSDLHSKFIYRTKDDILKPYQVELIKLQAHLEKHNEKMIILMEGRDASGKGGAIRRITRYMNEKHYRVVALGKPSDVQKTQWYFQRYVEQFPKGGEIVIFDRSWYNRAMVEPVFGFCTQKEYDVFMRSVQRFEEDLIDHGFHFLKIYLSVSKEEQARRFEEREENPLKQWKLSEIDMQMQSRWEEFTQKKYDMLKYTNTPKSPWTIIRSDSKFLARLNSIKVILNSIPYEGRDERLDFSVDSDIVITAEKELEIMDYKKNSGITQGLI
- the bioA gene encoding adenosylmethionine--8-amino-7-oxononanoate transaminase, whose amino-acid sequence is MNYLEIDKNHLWHPYNSLPSKSPILGVKKTKNCKIFLENGEILIDGMSSWWSAILGYNNKKIYKSLKKQAKIMPHIMFGGLTHSPASILAKKLVEITGLNSVFLCDSGSVSVEVALKTAILYQKAKGKEKFKFLALKNAYHGDTLGAMSVCDPENSMHSLYGDYLSSNIFVEAPGLGFEADFSKALEDLEKTLKINHEKIAGFILEPVVQGAGGMRIYNPKYLEKVRELCTKYDILMILDEIATGFGHTGEMFAFLHTNIKPDILTIGKGLTGGTLTMAAMITSKDISDAISNSDIKVLMHGPTFMANPLACSVANAAIDELLSYDWRKKILKIEKIFKKDLEKVKDSFLVKDIRNIGAIGVIELKDDIYASQLQDYCVKNGVWLRPFGKLFYSIVAYTISKKELKKITKTMIEAIKYLEELS
- the rnc gene encoding ribonuclease III gives rise to the protein MSDYSKLEKCLDYQFKNKNLIIEALTHKSFKKPYNNERLEFLGDAVLNLIVGEYLYTKFPKSNEGELSKIRASLVNETGFTKLANEINLGDYIFISNAEERNKGRTKSSILSDAFEAIMGAIYLESGLETLKPIILNLLENCYDKINLDVLFSDYKTALQEITQAKFASIPEYVVEGSYGPDHKKEFEVSIWIDGKNFGKASGKSKKLAQQAAAKIAIAKLSEEEN
- a CDS encoding bifunctional methionine sulfoxide reductase B/A protein, whose amino-acid sequence is MKYNNLTEDEKYIIEQKGTEYPFSGIYNDFYEEGVYLCKKCNAPLYKSEDKFKSSCGWPSFDDEIVGAIKKVPDIDGRRVEIVCQKCGGHLGHIFEGEGFTSKNIRHCVNSLSLNFKSKKENFKKAYFAAGCFWGVEFLFQKQIGVLEVVSGYMGGDIENPTYEIVCGGFSGHLEVVEVIFDESIVSYETLAKLFFEIHDFTQTNGQGPDIGTQYLSAIFYCEENQKNIAEELIEQLKKKAYKVATTLRPKVKFYKAESYHQNYYNKSGKTPYCHSYRKVF
- the aroC gene encoding chorismate synthase translates to MNSFGHRFRFTTFGESHGKALGCIVDGVPAGIKIDEEFIQAEMNRRKPGQNEFATKRSEGDVVEILSGVFEGYSTGTSIAMIIFNENQKSSDYSNIKDLFRPGHADFTYFNKYGIRDYRGGGRSSARETAARVAAGAIAKLLLNELNIDIKSGICEIDGIKADNFNFENARNSEIFALDSNVEDAQKNAILKAKNSHNSVGGVALINVKNCPVGLGEPIYHKLDAQIANAMMSINAVKAVEIGDGILASRVLGFDNNDQIRKSGFKTNHSGGILGGISNGDDINVKVYFKATPSIFIEQDTVDIYGNEVECKLKGRHDPCVAIRGSVVAESMMALVLADMLLLNMSSKVENIKKVYAK
- a CDS encoding MTH1187 family thiamine-binding protein is translated as MSVLMSLAMFPTDTKGSKSKEVAQVLEVIKSSGLDYQLTSMNTIVEAKTLKELLDLLNLCYLKLEELGCNRVYAVANFDIRTSGENRIETKIKSVEKHIGKVSK
- a CDS encoding DsrE family protein — encoded protein: MKENLLIVWTNGDIEVANNFPLLYSSVILDRQYWKTAHLMLWGPSILLVKETFIQEKLKHILSTGVTMSACIVCVEDYGARAELEKLGIEITHTGEFLTNALKDETFSVLTI
- a CDS encoding ABC transporter substrate-binding protein, with translation MRLFLNLKLLFLLIFLNTNLYSKDLTKVTIQLSWFDQFQFAGYYMAKEQGFYKDAGLDVEILPFSLGMNIPKMVNDGDVDFAIGRENLILEKAKYPKIIALAAIFQATPLVLLTTKDSGIDTFKKFENKKLMRTKDDVSEVSLKAMLSASKIDLKSITQVEHSHNIYDLIEKRVDIISAYTSKAPYILQKEQIKYNIFYPKDYGFDMYSDFLITNIDKYNNDYNIVEKFKKASLKGWEYAYSNIEQSVDIIFEKYNTQNISKDELIFEANELKKLSYLNNNKLGDIKQEKVQRIYDLYNVMGYINSEFKIDNFIGYDKKNRLEKWLYSKFEEHFNLAFLSKLILIIFIITAIFVYRQYFIIKLNKRLKNLVNIKTNRLKIMNKKLATRIKKELDKHQEKDRILAQQQKMVAMGQMIENIAHQWRQPLSVISTSASGLKLKKQLNILEDEDFIKSIEQIVDTAKYLSDTIDDFRYFFKPQKDKTKFSLVKNIEKSLSFLETVLKENSIKVEFEYEDIDITAYETELMQVFINIISNSKDAFIEKKIKDRVIFISIKNFPNRILIEIKDNAGGVEDDILDKVFEPYFTTKHQYSGTGIGLYMSNQIIKTHLNGDIFMKNCSFKYKNIEQKGVITTIILTKNIFEEIKN